A part of Chloroflexota bacterium genomic DNA contains:
- the ftsY gene encoding signal recognition particle-docking protein FtsY — MFRKLFSSEEKREEEQKIEQSLAKTRRGFFGRIGSLFQANEITDDLWEELEALLIQADVGVNTTLRLVERVQERVEREGIKRTGDAYEVLKEEMVALFGDAPPMAIDEPRLLTVVLVVGVNGSGKTTTIAKLAYYYKQRGRKVVLAAADTFRAAAIDQLKIWGERAGVDVIAQGPGADPGAVVYDAIRASQESRQADLLIVDTAGRLHTKYNLMKELEKIRRVAAKQVHKAPHETFLVLDATTGQNALIQARHFKESVGVTGVILTKLDSTAKGGVVLAIQQELGVPVRFVGTGEGLDDLIEFDPATFVMGLFEDARGE, encoded by the coding sequence GTGTTTCGGAAACTGTTTAGCTCCGAGGAGAAGCGAGAGGAAGAACAGAAGATCGAGCAGAGCTTGGCCAAGACCCGACGAGGATTCTTCGGCCGCATCGGCTCCCTCTTCCAGGCCAACGAGATCACCGATGATCTCTGGGAGGAGCTGGAGGCGTTGCTGATCCAGGCGGACGTCGGCGTGAACACCACGCTCCGGCTGGTCGAGCGAGTGCAGGAGCGGGTGGAGCGCGAGGGGATCAAGCGCACCGGGGATGCCTATGAGGTCCTGAAGGAGGAGATGGTCGCCCTCTTCGGCGACGCGCCGCCGATGGCCATCGATGAGCCGCGTCTGCTCACCGTGGTACTGGTGGTGGGCGTGAACGGGTCGGGCAAGACGACCACCATCGCCAAGCTGGCTTACTATTATAAGCAGCGCGGCCGAAAGGTCGTGCTGGCGGCCGCTGACACCTTCCGCGCGGCGGCCATCGATCAGCTGAAGATCTGGGGCGAGCGGGCTGGGGTGGACGTGATCGCCCAGGGGCCGGGCGCGGACCCCGGCGCGGTGGTGTATGACGCCATTCGGGCCAGTCAGGAGTCGCGCCAGGCGGATCTGCTCATCGTGGACACGGCCGGCCGGCTGCACACGAAGTACAATCTGATGAAGGAGCTGGAGAAGATCCGCCGGGTGGCCGCCAAGCAGGTGCACAAGGCCCCTCATGAGACCTTCCTGGTGCTGGATGCCACGACCGGGCAGAACGCGCTGATCCAGGCGCGGCATTTCAAGGAATCGGTGGGGGTGACCGGGGTGATCCTGACCAAGCTGGATAGCACGGCCAAAGGGGGAGTGGTCCTGGCCATTCAGCAGGAGCTGGGGGTGCCGGTTCGGTTCGTCGGCACCGGCGAGGGATTGGATGACCTGATCGAGTTCGACCCCGCCACGTTTGTGATGGGGTTGTTCGAGGACGCCCGGGGCGAATAG